Proteins from a genomic interval of Orbaceae bacterium lpD02:
- the bamD gene encoding outer membrane protein assembly factor BamD, whose translation MKLHLKYSFIAAMTGLLMACSSAKPDVENVPEKDLYAIAEQELQSGNLKTSIANLEALDKAYPFGPYSQQVQLDLIYAYYKSGDLPVAIASIDRFLKLNPTHPNVDWVIYIRGLANMAQDDNQIQGWFNVDRADRETSYAKAAFKDFSHLVSNYPNSPYSYDAEKRLVFLKERLAKYQLRVAQYYTERGAYVAVVNRVNDMLITFPDTDSAKHGLVLMRNAYNQLGLSEEAEKTDKLIEANIGNTSSSIDSNKPFLWIF comes from the coding sequence ATGAAATTACATCTTAAATATTCTTTTATCGCGGCAATGACTGGTTTACTAATGGCGTGTTCATCAGCTAAGCCTGATGTTGAGAATGTGCCAGAGAAAGATTTATATGCCATTGCAGAACAAGAATTGCAAAGTGGTAATCTTAAAACGAGTATCGCAAATTTAGAGGCTTTAGATAAGGCCTATCCATTTGGCCCTTACTCGCAACAAGTCCAACTAGATTTAATTTATGCATATTATAAATCAGGTGACTTACCCGTAGCAATTGCCTCAATTGACCGTTTTTTAAAACTTAATCCAACCCATCCAAATGTTGATTGGGTGATTTATATTCGTGGTCTTGCTAATATGGCGCAAGATGATAACCAAATTCAGGGCTGGTTTAATGTTGATCGCGCTGATCGTGAAACGTCATATGCTAAGGCTGCATTTAAAGACTTTAGCCATTTAGTCTCTAATTATCCAAATAGCCCTTATAGCTATGATGCTGAAAAACGACTTGTATTCTTAAAAGAGCGTTTAGCTAAATACCAGCTTAGAGTTGCACAATATTATACCGAACGCGGGGCTTATGTTGCGGTTGTTAATCGTGTTAACGATATGTTAATAACCTTCCCTGATACAGATTCAGCAAAGCATGGATTAGTACTGATGCGTAACGCTTATAATCAATTAGGTTTAAGCGAGGAAGCGGAAAAAACAGATAAGCTTATTGAAGCGAATATCGGTAATACCTCATCCTCTATCGACAGTAATAAACCATTTTTATGGATTTTCTAA
- the rluD gene encoding 23S rRNA pseudouridine(1911/1915/1917) synthase RluD, with protein MSDSTLKKLQLTAEIGEHQLGMRLDQALAELFSQYSRSRIKDWIVDGHVKVNNMVVDKPKERVLGGEHIILNALIEEETYHQGENIPLNIVYEDDDILVINKPRDLVVHPGAGNPNGTVLNALLHHYPEIASVPRAGIVHRLDKDTTGLMVIAKTIEAQTRLVESLQLREITREYEAVAMGIMTAGGTIDKPITRHPTKRTHMAVFPTGKPAVTHYRVMEKYRAHTRLRLRLETGRTHQIRVHMAHYAHPLIGDQLYGGRPRPPKGATEEFIQTLRNFDRQALHATMLRLFHPITGEQMEWHAPIPEDMQQLIKVLQEDTKLHQDEIDW; from the coding sequence ATGTCAGATAGCACACTAAAAAAGTTACAATTAACCGCCGAAATTGGCGAGCATCAGTTAGGCATGAGGTTAGATCAAGCTCTAGCTGAATTATTTTCACAGTACTCGCGATCACGAATTAAAGATTGGATCGTAGACGGTCATGTAAAAGTTAATAATATGGTTGTTGATAAGCCTAAAGAACGTGTATTAGGCGGGGAACATATTATTCTTAACGCATTAATCGAAGAAGAAACCTATCACCAAGGTGAAAATATCCCCCTTAATATTGTTTACGAAGATGATGATATTTTAGTTATTAATAAACCTCGCGATTTAGTTGTTCATCCCGGTGCGGGTAATCCAAATGGTACAGTACTAAATGCACTGCTCCATCACTATCCTGAAATTGCAAGCGTACCAAGAGCTGGGATTGTTCATCGATTAGACAAAGATACCACTGGATTAATGGTGATCGCTAAAACCATTGAAGCACAGACTCGCTTAGTCGAGTCTTTACAGTTGCGTGAAATTACACGTGAGTATGAAGCCGTTGCTATGGGTATTATGACGGCTGGTGGGACGATTGATAAGCCGATTACGCGTCATCCGACTAAACGCACACATATGGCGGTATTCCCAACTGGCAAACCCGCGGTAACCCATTACCGTGTAATGGAGAAATATCGCGCACATACACGTTTACGCTTACGTCTTGAAACAGGACGCACACACCAAATTCGTGTTCATATGGCACATTATGCCCATCCACTCATTGGTGACCAGTTATATGGCGGAAGACCAAGGCCACCAAAAGGCGCGACGGAGGAGTTCATCCAAACTTTGCGTAATTTTGATCGTCAAGCCTTACATGCAACGATGTTAAGATTATTTCATCCCATCACGGGAGAACAGATGGAATGGCATGCTCCAATTCCAGAAGATATGCAGCAATTGATCAAGGTGTTGCAAGAAGATACTAAATTGCATCAAGATGAGATCGATTGGTAA
- the pgeF gene encoding peptidoglycan editing factor PgeF, translating to MLKAVYPNWPAPDNIRALTTTRQGGRSTAPYHSLNLASHVGDDLNHIIENRMLVKQSEGLPSEPIWLNQIHSTKVIDLANYHSVDADGSYSQQKKVISAVLTADCLPVLFCSQQGDEIAAAHAGWRGLCQGILENSVRHFKCQPSQIMAWLGPAIGPLKFEVGAEVKAQFEFYDSEASNAFQLVEQTQQKYLADLYLLARQRLTKLGLQHIYGGEHCTYSESELFYSYRRQSQTGRMASLIWFE from the coding sequence ATGCTTAAGGCGGTTTATCCTAATTGGCCCGCGCCAGATAACATCCGGGCATTGACCACCACTCGTCAAGGTGGACGAAGTACGGCGCCTTACCATTCGCTTAATTTAGCTAGCCATGTTGGCGACGATCTAAATCATATTATTGAAAATCGTATGCTCGTTAAACAATCAGAAGGGCTACCAAGCGAGCCAATTTGGTTAAATCAAATTCACAGTACTAAGGTGATTGATCTTGCTAATTATCACTCGGTCGATGCTGATGGGAGCTATAGTCAGCAAAAAAAGGTAATTAGTGCGGTATTAACAGCAGATTGCTTACCGGTGCTATTTTGTTCGCAGCAAGGCGACGAAATCGCTGCTGCTCATGCTGGTTGGCGCGGATTATGCCAAGGGATCTTAGAAAATAGCGTTCGTCATTTTAAATGTCAGCCATCGCAAATCATGGCGTGGTTAGGCCCAGCAATTGGGCCGTTAAAATTTGAGGTCGGCGCCGAAGTCAAAGCTCAATTTGAGTTTTATGATAGTGAGGCATCTAATGCTTTCCAATTAGTCGAGCAAACTCAACAAAAGTATCTTGCTGATCTCTATTTATTAGCTCGACAACGCTTAACCAAGCTTGGCCTGCAGCATATTTATGGTGGAGAACACTGCACTTATAGCGAAAGTGAGTTATTTTACTCTTACCGTCGCCAGTCTCAAACAGGTAGAATGGCATCCTTAATTTGGTTCGAATAG
- the hemW gene encoding radical SAM family heme chaperone HemW: MTNIPLSLYIHMPWCVQKCPYCDFNSHNIKQAPAYEEYINHLLADLRHDLALTNNRAIHSVFIGGGTPSLFSAELINRLLTNIQTYIPFAAGAEITIEANPNSADANHFSGYIDAGINRISIGVQSFQPDKLIKLGRIHDPDEAIKAAQLARKLNLRSFNLDLMHGLPDQSQSDALSDLKQAISLSPPHLSWYQLTIEPNTLFGSKPPKLPDEELLWDIYQQGDKLLTDNGYVQYETSAYAKSGLMCQHNLNYWRFGDYIGIGCGAHGKLTQADGKIIRTVKTRHPKGYLTGRYLEKSYQVPHDELPFEFFMNQFRLFEDAPKIRFIERTGLTFKHIEQPIKLAIEQGYLTEDKDNWQLTKRGKLFLNSLLELFL; this comes from the coding sequence ATGACGAATATTCCACTTAGTCTTTATATTCATATGCCTTGGTGCGTACAAAAATGCCCATATTGTGATTTCAATTCGCATAATATTAAGCAAGCGCCTGCATATGAGGAATATATTAATCACCTATTAGCTGATTTACGCCACGATCTTGCCTTAACAAATAATCGAGCGATCCATTCTGTATTTATTGGTGGCGGAACACCAAGTCTATTTTCAGCTGAATTAATCAACCGATTGTTAACAAACATTCAAACTTATATTCCATTTGCAGCAGGGGCGGAAATAACCATTGAAGCTAATCCAAACTCAGCTGATGCTAACCATTTCAGCGGATATATTGATGCAGGAATAAACCGAATCTCAATTGGCGTACAAAGTTTTCAACCTGATAAATTAATTAAACTGGGCCGTATTCATGACCCTGATGAGGCAATTAAAGCGGCGCAACTAGCACGAAAACTTAATTTGCGCAGTTTTAACCTTGATCTAATGCACGGTTTACCCGATCAGTCACAATCGGATGCATTATCTGATCTAAAACAAGCTATTTCACTCTCTCCTCCTCATCTGTCATGGTATCAATTAACGATTGAACCTAATACCTTGTTCGGTTCAAAACCGCCTAAATTGCCTGATGAAGAGCTATTATGGGATATTTATCAACAAGGTGATAAGCTATTAACGGATAATGGTTATGTGCAATATGAAACGTCTGCCTACGCAAAATCTGGCTTGATGTGCCAACACAATCTCAATTATTGGCGTTTTGGTGATTATATCGGTATTGGGTGTGGTGCTCACGGTAAATTGACTCAAGCCGATGGCAAAATCATTCGCACAGTAAAAACAAGGCATCCTAAAGGCTATTTAACTGGACGTTATTTAGAAAAATCTTATCAAGTACCACATGATGAACTACCTTTTGAATTCTTTATGAATCAGTTCAGGCTATTTGAAGATGCACCTAAAATCCGCTTTATTGAACGGACAGGCTTAACATTTAAGCATATAGAACAACCGATTAAACTAGCAATAGAGCAAGGCTATCTTACGGAAGATAAGGATAATTGGCAACTCACAAAACGAGGTAAATTGTTTCTTAATTCACTGCTCGAGCTCTTTTTATAA
- the ttcA gene encoding tRNA 2-thiocytidine(32) synthetase TtcA, with amino-acid sequence MKIYNQNKLHKRLRRQVGEAIADFNMIEDGDRIMVCLSGGKDSYTMLDILLNLKMSAPINFELIAVNLDQKQPGFPEHILPEYLLSLGVEHKIVEENTYGIVKEKIPEGKTTCSLCSRLRRGILYRTATEIGATKIALGHHRDDILETLFLNMFYGGKLKAMPPKLMNDTGEHIVIRPLAYCKEKDISQYAELKHFPIIPCNLCGSQPNLQRKVIKEMLNEWDKKFPGRIETMFRATQNITLSHLCDTNLFDFKGIKKGDEIVNGGDLAFDREEMPINSFDASEIAEQDLILWQEVN; translated from the coding sequence ATGAAAATTTATAATCAGAATAAATTACACAAACGTTTAAGACGGCAAGTCGGCGAAGCTATTGCCGATTTTAATATGATTGAAGATGGTGATCGAATCATGGTTTGCTTATCGGGCGGTAAAGATAGCTATACTATGCTTGATATTTTGCTCAATTTAAAAATGAGTGCACCGATTAATTTTGAGTTAATCGCGGTTAATCTTGATCAAAAACAGCCTGGGTTCCCTGAACATATTTTACCTGAATACCTCCTGTCGTTAGGCGTAGAACATAAAATAGTTGAAGAAAATACTTATGGTATTGTCAAAGAGAAAATACCCGAAGGCAAAACAACGTGTTCACTGTGTTCACGTTTAAGACGAGGCATTTTGTACCGTACTGCCACTGAAATTGGCGCAACTAAAATCGCCTTAGGTCATCATCGTGATGATATTTTAGAAACACTATTTCTAAACATGTTTTATGGCGGAAAACTAAAAGCAATGCCGCCAAAATTGATGAATGATACCGGCGAACATATTGTAATAAGGCCTCTTGCATACTGTAAAGAGAAAGATATCAGCCAATATGCGGAGTTAAAGCATTTTCCAATTATTCCGTGTAACCTGTGTGGCTCTCAACCTAATTTACAAAGAAAAGTCATTAAAGAGATGCTAAACGAATGGGATAAAAAATTCCCAGGACGCATTGAAACGATGTTTCGCGCTACTCAAAATATTACCCTTTCTCACCTTTGTGACACTAACTTGTTTGATTTTAAAGGTATCAAAAAAGGCGACGAAATTGTTAACGGAGGAGATCTTGCTTTTGATCGTGAAGAAATGCCGATCAATAGTTTTGACGCCAGCGAAATTGCCGAGCAAGATCTAATTTTATGGCAAGAAGTTAACTAA
- a CDS encoding phosphatase PAP2 family protein, whose product MTKRITQILCWNLFGILLLSSQYYSYRDGFWFDIDSTIFHFFNHFLDGSHKTFLYLIAVTNHRIFDVISFVAMALLYYLYFRRENKDEKQKMIALGLMMLMMAVLIKQWGRFIPIAHESPTLYFEPFESINRISKLTHFGTKDASGDSFPGDHGMMLMIFAAFMWRYFGLKAFIQSAIIVIVFSAPRIIAGAHWFTDVYVGSLAITSIVLSWFLLTPASDYLVHCLLRLIPKRFFKTS is encoded by the coding sequence ATGACAAAAAGAATAACTCAGATTCTATGCTGGAATCTATTTGGTATTTTGCTACTAAGCAGTCAATATTATAGCTATCGTGATGGTTTTTGGTTTGATATCGATTCAACTATTTTTCACTTTTTTAATCACTTTTTAGACGGTAGCCATAAAACATTTCTGTACTTAATTGCGGTTACTAATCATCGCATCTTTGATGTAATCTCTTTTGTAGCCATGGCTCTGCTTTATTACCTCTATTTTCGCCGAGAGAATAAGGATGAGAAACAAAAAATGATTGCGCTTGGCTTGATGATGCTTATGATGGCTGTTTTGATTAAACAATGGGGACGATTTATTCCTATCGCTCATGAAAGTCCAACACTCTATTTCGAGCCATTTGAATCAATTAATCGAATTTCAAAATTGACACATTTTGGTACTAAAGATGCATCTGGAGATAGCTTTCCTGGCGATCATGGTATGATGTTAATGATTTTTGCTGCTTTTATGTGGCGATATTTTGGTTTAAAAGCATTTATCCAATCAGCAATCATTGTCATCGTTTTTTCGGCGCCACGTATTATTGCTGGCGCGCATTGGTTTACAGATGTTTATGTTGGTTCGTTAGCCATAACCAGCATTGTACTCAGTTGGTTTTTACTAACACCTGCCAGCGATTATTTAGTACATTGTCTATTGCGCTTAATACCTAAGCGCTTCTTTAAAACCTCATGA
- the yeiP gene encoding elongation factor P-like protein YeiP → MPKANEVKRGDAISYNGKLLLVKDIEVQSPSARGASTLYKMRFADVKTGLKVEERFKGDDILDLIELNRRAVNFSYIDGDEYVFMDDEDFTPYSFKQEQIEEELLFIPEGGIAGLHVLTVDDQIIALELPQTVELEIIETNPGIKGASASARTKPAKLTTGLTVQVPEYINNGEKIKIHVAERRFMSRAD, encoded by the coding sequence ATGCCAAAAGCTAATGAAGTTAAGCGTGGGGATGCAATATCTTACAACGGTAAACTGCTCCTCGTGAAAGATATTGAAGTGCAAAGCCCGAGTGCTCGGGGGGCAAGTACCCTTTATAAAATGCGCTTTGCCGATGTAAAAACAGGTCTAAAAGTTGAAGAGCGCTTTAAAGGTGATGATATTTTAGATCTCATTGAGCTTAACCGTCGCGCAGTTAATTTTTCTTATATCGATGGTGATGAATACGTATTTATGGATGATGAAGACTTTACCCCTTACTCATTTAAACAAGAACAAATTGAAGAGGAATTACTGTTTATTCCCGAAGGGGGAATTGCTGGTCTTCACGTTTTGACGGTGGATGATCAAATCATTGCCCTGGAATTACCACAAACAGTTGAGCTGGAAATTATTGAAACCAATCCAGGAATTAAAGGAGCCTCAGCGAGTGCTCGAACTAAACCTGCGAAATTAACTACCGGTTTAACCGTTCAAGTGCCTGAATATATTAATAACGGAGAAAAAATAAAAATCCATGTTGCTGAGCGCCGTTTTATGAGTCGTGCTGACTAG
- a CDS encoding YkgJ family cysteine cluster protein, translating to MNNDFQCRENCGACCIAPSISSKIPDMPNGKRAGVACIHLDNNYRCLLFAMPSRPLVCQNLRPCYEMCGNSRQEAFEHLENLEELTRP from the coding sequence ATGAATAATGATTTTCAGTGTCGAGAAAATTGCGGTGCTTGCTGCATTGCACCGTCTATTTCAAGTAAAATTCCTGATATGCCAAATGGTAAACGCGCTGGTGTAGCCTGTATTCATTTAGACAACAATTACCGCTGTTTATTATTTGCTATGCCCTCTAGACCGCTAGTCTGCCAAAATTTACGGCCCTGTTATGAAATGTGTGGTAACAGCAGGCAAGAAGCGTTTGAGCATCTAGAAAATTTAGAAGAGTTAACTCGTCCTTAA
- a CDS encoding amino acid permease, giving the protein MQNKLKRDLKARHLTMIAIGGSIGTGLFVASGATIAQAGPAGALLSYAIIGLMVYFLMTSLGELAAYLPVSGTFATYGARYVDESFGFAIGWNYWYNWAITVAVDLVAAQLVISYWFDSGSYNWLWSVLFLSIIFLLNYISVKGFGEAEFWFSLIKVVTVIIFILLGTGMIINIFLDWYHHASVVTVDGIATIVSTSQSPWYNWTIGDAPFVGGFSSMIGVAMIVGFSFQGTELIGIAAGESENPEKNIPKSIKQVFWRILLFYVLAIFVVSLIIPYTDPSLLRNDETDISVSPFTLVFENAGLLFAAALMNAVILTSVLSAGNSGLYASTRMLYALAKEGKAPKLFTRLSHSGVPRLALLATTFIAMLCFLTSMFEDREVYLWLLNLSGMTGFIAWLGIAISHYRFRKGYIAQGLDLDKLPYRSSLFPFGPIFAFALCLIITLGQNYEAFLQDQIDWNGVIATYIGIPLFLVIMFSYKLLKRTKWIKYQDMDFSRIKY; this is encoded by the coding sequence ATGCAAAATAAACTTAAACGTGATCTTAAAGCCCGCCATCTTACGATGATAGCGATTGGCGGTTCAATTGGTACAGGGTTGTTTGTTGCATCCGGAGCAACGATTGCACAAGCGGGTCCTGCTGGTGCTTTACTTTCTTATGCCATTATTGGTTTGATGGTCTATTTTTTAATGACCAGTTTAGGTGAGCTTGCCGCCTATTTGCCAGTATCAGGGACATTCGCGACTTATGGTGCAAGGTATGTTGATGAATCCTTTGGTTTTGCCATCGGATGGAACTATTGGTATAACTGGGCAATCACAGTCGCAGTCGATTTAGTCGCGGCGCAATTAGTTATCTCTTATTGGTTTGATTCCGGTAGCTATAATTGGCTATGGAGCGTGCTTTTTTTAAGTATTATTTTCCTACTTAATTATATTTCAGTAAAAGGCTTTGGCGAGGCTGAATTTTGGTTCTCGTTAATAAAAGTCGTTACGGTGATTATCTTCATACTATTAGGTACAGGGATGATTATTAATATTTTTTTAGATTGGTATCATCATGCAAGTGTGGTTACGGTTGATGGCATTGCAACAATAGTATCGACATCCCAAAGCCCTTGGTATAATTGGACAATTGGTGATGCTCCTTTTGTTGGCGGATTTTCCTCAATGATTGGCGTTGCGATGATTGTTGGGTTTTCTTTTCAAGGGACGGAGCTAATTGGGATCGCGGCGGGTGAGTCTGAAAATCCAGAAAAGAATATTCCCAAATCAATTAAGCAAGTATTTTGGCGAATTTTACTTTTTTATGTATTAGCGATTTTTGTTGTGAGCTTAATTATTCCTTATACCGATCCGAGCTTATTACGTAACGATGAAACGGATATTAGTGTCAGCCCATTTACGCTGGTTTTTGAAAATGCAGGACTACTTTTTGCCGCAGCATTAATGAATGCGGTGATTTTAACTTCTGTTTTATCGGCTGGAAATTCCGGTTTATATGCCTCAACGCGTATGCTCTATGCGTTAGCTAAAGAGGGCAAAGCCCCTAAGTTATTCACTCGTTTATCGCATTCTGGAGTACCAAGATTGGCGTTACTCGCGACGACCTTTATTGCTATGCTCTGTTTTTTAACCTCAATGTTTGAAGATAGAGAAGTGTATTTATGGTTACTTAACCTATCAGGTATGACAGGCTTTATTGCTTGGCTTGGCATAGCGATTAGCCATTACCGTTTTAGGAAAGGGTATATTGCCCAAGGCCTTGATCTTGACAAATTGCCATACCGATCAAGTTTGTTCCCGTTTGGTCCAATATTTGCTTTTGCGCTGTGTTTAATTATTACCCTTGGGCAGAATTATGAAGCCTTTTTACAAGATCAAATTGATTGGAATGGTGTTATTGCAACTTATATTGGCATTCCACTATTTTTAGTGATTATGTTTAGTTACAAATTGTTAAAAAGAACAAAGTGGATTAAATACCAAGATATGGATTTTAGCCGTATTAAATACTAA
- the infA gene encoding translation initiation factor IF-1, with protein sequence MAKEDNIEMQGTILDTLPNTMFRVELENGHVVTAHISGKMRKNYIRILTGDKVTVEMTPYDLSKARIIFRSR encoded by the coding sequence ATGGCAAAAGAAGATAACATTGAAATGCAAGGCACAATACTTGACACATTACCCAATACAATGTTTCGTGTAGAACTTGAGAACGGCCATGTTGTTACCGCGCATATTTCCGGTAAAATGCGTAAAAACTATATCCGTATTTTAACAGGTGATAAGGTTACTGTTGAAATGACTCCGTATGACTTATCTAAAGCTCGCATCATCTTTCGTAGTCGCTAA
- the prmA gene encoding 50S ribosomal protein L11 methyltransferase, which yields MPWIQLKINTTNDKAEQFSDLLEENGAVSVTFQDTYDTPVFEPLPGETRLWGNTDVIGLYEADIDTKHLIDSLQASPLFSNELHYKIEQLEDKDWEREWMDNFHPMQFGKRLWICPSWRDIPDPDAVNVMLDPGLAFGTGTHPTTALCLQWLDGLDLQDKVIIDYGCGSGILAIAALKLGAKAAIGIDIDPQALQASRDNAERNGVSNKLSLYLAKDVPANLLADVVVANILAGPLRELEPHISVLVKPYGLLGLSGILDNQSVSVCDTYQEYFKLDPVVTKEEWCRITGQKY from the coding sequence ATGCCTTGGATCCAACTTAAAATTAATACGACTAATGATAAAGCCGAACAATTCAGTGATTTGCTCGAAGAGAACGGCGCAGTATCGGTAACCTTTCAAGATACTTATGATACGCCAGTATTTGAACCTTTGCCAGGTGAAACCCGTTTATGGGGCAATACTGATGTTATTGGTTTATATGAAGCAGATATAGATACCAAACACTTAATTGATTCACTGCAAGCATCGCCACTATTTAGCAATGAATTGCACTATAAAATTGAGCAACTCGAAGATAAAGATTGGGAACGCGAATGGATGGATAATTTTCATCCCATGCAATTTGGTAAACGCCTTTGGATCTGTCCAAGTTGGCGTGATATTCCCGATCCTGATGCCGTTAATGTGATGCTCGATCCGGGTCTTGCTTTTGGTACCGGAACACACCCAACCACCGCCCTATGCCTGCAATGGTTAGATGGACTTGATTTACAAGATAAGGTGATTATCGATTATGGTTGTGGTTCAGGTATTTTAGCCATTGCGGCGTTAAAATTAGGCGCTAAAGCGGCAATTGGTATTGATATCGATCCACAAGCACTACAAGCAAGTCGTGATAACGCCGAGCGCAATGGCGTTAGTAATAAACTATCGCTGTATCTCGCTAAGGATGTGCCTGCGAACTTACTCGCTGACGTGGTCGTTGCTAATATTTTAGCCGGCCCGCTAAGAGAACTAGAGCCCCACATCAGTGTACTGGTAAAACCGTATGGTTTGTTAGGCTTATCGGGCATTTTAGATAATCAATCAGTGAGTGTGTGTGACACTTACCAAGAATATTTTAAGCTAGATCCGGTGGTAACCAAAGAAGAATGGTGCCGTATAACCGGTCAAAAATATTAA
- the panF gene encoding sodium/pantothenate symporter encodes MQIDIIVPLVLYLTLVFAISAYAYLKRKKSEQFTDYFIGNRTMGGFLLAMTLAATYISASSFIGGPGAAYKFGLGWVLLAMIQVPTVLLSLGILGKKFAILARQYHALTLSDMLYARYNSRLIVWLASIAIIVAFVGAMTVQFVGGARLLESSVGIPYGYGLLIFGIGTVIYTAFGGFRAGILNDAFQGMVMLIGAIILLIAVIYAGGGITQIIATIKQTDPALLTPQGPDNFMDFPFMVSFWVLVCFGVVGLPHTAVRCMAYKDSKAVHSGIILGTIMVTLIMFTMHLSGALGRAILPNLAIPDQVVPNLIVSVLPPIAAGIFLAAPLAAIMSTINAQLLQVSSVIIKDLFLSIKPEMKKYDKTLTRLSVVITFIFGVLLIVTAWRPPEMVIWLNLLAFGGLEAVFLWPLVLGLYWQHANAYGALASMTLGAACYVILASSNIQIFSFHPIVPALIVGLVAFLLANYFGKHLANRD; translated from the coding sequence ATGCAGATTGATATTATTGTTCCTTTAGTGCTTTACCTCACGCTGGTTTTTGCGATTTCAGCCTATGCTTACCTTAAGCGTAAAAAAAGCGAACAATTTACCGATTATTTTATCGGTAACCGAACCATGGGCGGATTTCTTCTTGCTATGACACTTGCCGCTACTTATATTAGCGCTAGCTCTTTTATTGGCGGCCCTGGCGCTGCATATAAATTTGGCTTAGGGTGGGTTTTGCTAGCCATGATTCAAGTCCCTACTGTACTTTTGTCATTAGGTATTTTAGGCAAAAAGTTTGCTATTTTAGCGCGCCAATATCATGCGCTAACCTTAAGTGATATGCTATATGCGCGCTATAATAGTCGCTTAATTGTCTGGCTTGCGAGTATCGCGATTATTGTTGCGTTTGTTGGTGCAATGACCGTACAATTTGTTGGTGGTGCTAGGTTGTTAGAGTCCTCTGTCGGTATCCCTTATGGGTATGGTTTACTGATTTTTGGCATTGGTACTGTTATCTATACCGCTTTTGGTGGATTTCGGGCCGGCATTTTAAATGATGCTTTTCAAGGCATGGTTATGTTAATCGGTGCTATTATTTTGCTGATTGCCGTTATTTATGCCGGTGGTGGTATAACACAAATTATTGCGACCATAAAACAAACTGACCCCGCACTATTGACGCCACAAGGACCGGATAATTTTATGGATTTTCCATTTATGGTGTCATTTTGGGTTTTAGTCTGCTTTGGTGTAGTCGGTTTGCCTCATACTGCGGTGAGATGTATGGCGTATAAAGACAGTAAAGCCGTTCATAGTGGGATTATTTTAGGCACTATTATGGTTACGCTAATCATGTTTACCATGCATTTATCTGGCGCACTCGGCCGGGCCATTTTACCTAATCTAGCAATCCCCGATCAAGTTGTGCCTAATTTGATAGTGAGTGTACTTCCCCCTATTGCCGCAGGTATTTTTTTAGCCGCGCCGCTTGCCGCTATTATGTCAACAATCAACGCTCAGCTATTACAGGTCTCCTCGGTTATTATTAAAGATCTCTTTCTATCAATAAAACCCGAGATGAAAAAATATGATAAAACCCTGACGCGTTTATCGGTTGTGATTACCTTTATTTTTGGTGTGCTATTAATTGTAACCGCTTGGCGTCCGCCTGAGATGGTGATCTGGTTAAATTTACTGGCGTTTGGTGGATTAGAAGCGGTATTTTTGTGGCCACTCGTTTTAGGTCTATATTGGCAACATGCTAATGCTTATGGCGCATTGGCATCGATGACGTTGGGCGCAGCTTGCTATGTGATATTAGCTAGCAGTAATATACAAATTTTTAGTTTCCACCCGATTGTACCGGCATTAATTGTCGGATTAGTGGCCTTTTTACTCGCCAATTATTTTGGCAAACATTTAGCAAATAGAGATTAA
- a CDS encoding YhdT family protein, giving the protein MDKRYLQAHKEARISLYITALYLISWVISAYFLADEQGVLGFPAWFEISCILAPIGFILICYLVVKYRFKDIPLGKERSEQKLNQ; this is encoded by the coding sequence ATGGATAAACGTTATTTACAAGCGCATAAAGAGGCAAGAATATCGCTATATATTACCGCTTTATATCTTATCTCTTGGGTGATATCAGCTTACTTCCTCGCTGATGAGCAAGGTGTACTGGGATTTCCTGCTTGGTTTGAAATATCCTGTATACTGGCACCTATCGGGTTTATTCTAATTTGCTACTTAGTTGTTAAATATCGATTTAAAGATATTCCTCTCGGAAAAGAGCGATCAGAGCAAAAACTTAACCAATAA